One Prolixibacteraceae bacterium DNA segment encodes these proteins:
- a CDS encoding VWA domain-containing protein: MDSVTFAHPKVFYGALLLIPYVAWYLWKRNQMSASLKLSTTNSLAQLPKSWKYYGRHLVPILNVGVVLLLLVCLARPQSFRSWENSQTKGIDIVMAIDVSSSMLAQDFSPDRLEAAKEVAQKFIAGRPNDRIGLVVFSGESFTQCPLTTDHATLQNLFLNIKSGMIEDGTAIGSGLATSVSRLKDSKAKSKVIILLTDGANNRGEISPETAADIAQTYGIRVYTIGVGTEGMAPYPFDTPMGRRIQQVPVKIDEKTLEAISDKTDGQYFRATDNESLKQVYQEIDKLETSKIEVKKYSKKNEEFGRYALAALVLLLCSVLLRNTIFRNVP; this comes from the coding sequence ATGGATTCCGTTACATTTGCACACCCTAAGGTGTTTTATGGTGCCTTATTACTAATCCCTTATGTGGCTTGGTATTTATGGAAAAGAAATCAGATGTCGGCGAGTTTGAAACTCTCTACGACAAATAGTTTGGCTCAATTGCCTAAATCGTGGAAATATTATGGACGACACTTGGTGCCTATCCTGAATGTCGGGGTGGTTTTGCTTCTTTTGGTCTGTTTGGCTCGTCCCCAGTCTTTTAGAAGTTGGGAGAACTCACAAACCAAAGGAATCGACATCGTGATGGCGATAGATGTTTCAAGTAGTATGTTGGCTCAAGACTTCTCTCCTGATCGTTTGGAGGCCGCAAAAGAGGTGGCTCAGAAGTTTATTGCAGGTAGACCCAATGATCGCATCGGTTTGGTTGTGTTTAGTGGAGAGAGTTTTACGCAATGTCCGTTGACTACCGACCATGCAACCCTTCAGAATTTGTTTCTTAATATAAAGAGTGGAATGATTGAAGATGGTACTGCGATTGGTTCTGGTTTGGCTACTTCTGTTTCTCGTCTGAAAGATAGTAAGGCGAAGAGTAAGGTGATTATTCTTTTGACCGATGGGGCGAATAACCGAGGAGAGATTTCTCCTGAGACTGCAGCTGATATTGCACAGACTTATGGAATAAGGGTCTATACTATTGGAGTGGGAACAGAAGGAATGGCGCCGTATCCTTTTGATACGCCAATGGGAAGACGGATTCAACAGGTTCCTGTAAAGATCGATGAAAAGACATTGGAGGCGATCTCTGATAAAACCGATGGGCAATATTTTCGTGCCACAGATAATGAGAGCTTGAAACAGGTGTATCAAGAGATTGACAAACTAGAGACGTCGAAGATAGAGGTGAAGAAATATAGTAAGAAGAATGAGGAGTTTGGGCGTTATGCTTTGGCTGCTTTGGTTTTACTTCTTTGTTCTGTACTGCTTCGCAATACGATCTTTAGAAACGTCCCTTAA
- a CDS encoding tetratricopeptide repeat protein: MMKKFTLIILLLFVGVQFVSAQQERRLIRKGNKEFMEAFKDSSKVDSVKYAQAETFYRKALEKDPDNYQWQSNLASAILKQGHPKDAAEMIEGLVDQAPTKQDKAKLYYNLGNSHMAANDLDKAIEAYKSSLRNNPSDPAAKYNLTYAMKKKKEQEQQKKNQDKNKDKNKNKNNKDKNKDKNKNNKDKNKDKNKNNKDKNKDKNKNNKDKNKDKNNKDKNKDKNKNNKDKDKGKQQKPQKKKSGLSKSRASAMLKAMEDKEKKTQEKVRQAQVKQEKAKARSIEKKW; this comes from the coding sequence ATGATGAAGAAATTTACACTAATAATATTGCTTCTGTTTGTAGGAGTACAGTTTGTTTCGGCCCAACAGGAGAGACGTTTGATACGTAAAGGTAACAAAGAGTTTATGGAGGCCTTTAAGGATAGTTCTAAAGTGGACTCTGTAAAGTATGCTCAAGCAGAGACCTTCTACCGAAAAGCTTTAGAAAAAGATCCTGATAACTACCAATGGCAGTCGAACTTGGCTTCTGCTATTTTGAAGCAAGGTCACCCAAAAGATGCTGCGGAGATGATTGAGGGACTCGTGGATCAGGCTCCTACCAAACAAGATAAAGCAAAACTCTATTATAATCTTGGGAATAGCCATATGGCTGCCAATGATTTAGACAAAGCGATTGAGGCGTATAAGTCCTCTTTAAGAAATAATCCTTCAGATCCTGCTGCAAAGTATAACCTGACCTACGCAATGAAAAAGAAGAAGGAGCAGGAGCAACAGAAGAAGAATCAGGATAAGAACAAGGATAAGAATAAGAATAAGAATAACAAAGACAAGAACAAGGACAAGAATAAGAATAACAAAGACAAGAATAAGGATAAGAATAAGAATAACAAAGATAAGAATAAGGATAAGAATAAGAATAACAAAGATAAGAACAAGGATAAGAATAACAAAGACAAGAACAAGGATAAGAACAAGAATAATAAAGACAAGGATAAAGGCAAGCAGCAAAAACCACAAAAGAAAAAGAGTGGTTTGAGTAAGTCTAGAGCTAGTGCCATGCTGAAGGCGATGGAGGATAAGGAGAAAAAGACTCAAGAGAAGGTCCGACAAGCCCAAGTGAAACAGGAAAAGGCAAAAGCACGAAGTATAGAAAAGAAATGGTAA
- a CDS encoding M60 family metallopeptidase: MKIYKIFLAFFFFTIACKEEETLVPTYLDIENKSEQIFFSDNADSRQVIFSTNASIVDVSSSVDWCTVSVSKSTTPEQKVLNIDIANHEKKDERTCNIFLNVEGITKKISITQLGITPQIIIPNKEFKVNYKSQVLDVLVSGNIDLKLKNTADWIVEKKNKEKAASLVEHHFHFEISRMETNVESRATYIYFSSEDKSVKDSIQVIQVVNLDDNYTPSNTDIFPKDTKLKVLTVSLSPSSDFQSGYEITKAMDGDYSTYYHSKWPGVQPSNKENHTFVFDIESTSSSVLNYIVLHPRQGGVNGIIKDATVWAKGGEDNTFIQIGEVHASNTNSAITIKLETPIVEPMQVKIVVTDTFSKDGAYHVSLAEAEFFQASHVESLENDIQFFEDETFSKLKPGVTIDDIENSFIKNIALYLITGRYDEKYRIQNYEPYRPIESLKQELKTNNYSAFENPTGIFFQEDQDIVLFVGETHGEEISLKIHNFGSEGGSSSYLLSEGFNLIQTRNKGNGYIQYYTPNYEDAKNIKVHIASGKINGLFRKDRDDNTTGSGILDHTTSEILDIVGDRVHLAFPVSELNKYCRNEMHDLIVHYDSIISSEQTMMGLRKYKRLPKNHMFGRVVWSGYMFADGMGAGFHNNTMASLLDVNQLKIQSWGIAHEFGHVNQVRPGMMWVRTAEVTNNIYSTWAQYCFSPNNLRLENENVGGEVGGRWNAFLQSAFINGEEWGLQGGPDFAYEERKNGWGGDFFVANIPLWQLMLYYHIAGDGNSWGVQYPFADIFEKCRVEDQSQYSEGELQMNFVRNFCDVVKEDLSDFFISCGILIPVDKKFEDYRPSRKTITQEMVDQTIEYIRKYQKPSAKVKYISGNSIDAYKYHKRVEGTFNNGVSGTTTKTIQGSVWKNITVYETYQGDSLIDITLVFTGDVNKTFTKVSYPSGATRIEAVGYDGSRTLVYGTR, from the coding sequence ATGAAAATATATAAAATATTTTTAGCTTTTTTTTTCTTTACAATTGCATGTAAAGAGGAAGAAACATTGGTTCCAACATATTTAGATATTGAAAATAAGTCTGAACAAATATTTTTCTCAGACAATGCGGATAGTAGGCAAGTGATATTTTCTACAAATGCTTCGATTGTTGATGTTTCGTCTTCAGTAGATTGGTGCACTGTTAGTGTATCTAAATCGACTACTCCTGAGCAGAAGGTGTTAAACATAGATATTGCTAATCATGAAAAAAAGGATGAGCGAACATGTAATATTTTTCTAAATGTTGAAGGTATTACAAAAAAGATTAGTATAACTCAGCTTGGTATAACCCCCCAGATTATTATTCCTAATAAAGAATTCAAGGTCAACTATAAAAGCCAAGTTCTGGATGTGCTTGTTTCAGGAAATATTGATCTTAAACTAAAAAATACAGCAGATTGGATTGTAGAAAAAAAGAATAAAGAGAAAGCTGCTTCTTTGGTTGAACATCATTTTCACTTTGAAATTTCGAGAATGGAAACGAATGTAGAATCACGTGCTACGTATATCTATTTCAGTTCAGAGGATAAGTCTGTTAAGGATAGTATTCAGGTGATTCAGGTTGTAAATTTAGATGATAACTACACTCCTTCTAACACCGATATCTTTCCTAAAGACACCAAATTGAAAGTTCTGACTGTTTCATTATCGCCAAGTTCTGACTTTCAGTCAGGATATGAAATAACAAAGGCTATGGATGGAGATTATAGTACCTATTATCATTCAAAGTGGCCTGGAGTACAACCTTCCAATAAGGAGAATCATACTTTTGTCTTTGATATTGAATCCACCTCGTCTAGTGTTTTGAATTACATTGTTTTACACCCTAGGCAGGGTGGTGTGAATGGTATTATTAAAGATGCTACCGTTTGGGCAAAAGGAGGAGAAGATAATACCTTCATTCAAATAGGAGAAGTGCATGCTTCGAACACAAATTCTGCAATAACGATAAAGTTAGAGACTCCTATTGTTGAGCCAATGCAGGTTAAGATTGTCGTTACAGACACCTTCTCTAAAGATGGTGCCTATCATGTCTCATTGGCAGAGGCTGAATTTTTTCAAGCAAGTCATGTTGAATCATTAGAAAATGATATTCAATTTTTTGAGGATGAAACGTTTTCTAAATTGAAGCCAGGGGTGACCATTGATGATATTGAGAATTCATTTATTAAAAATATCGCTCTTTATCTTATAACTGGTCGTTATGATGAAAAATATCGTATCCAGAACTATGAGCCATATCGACCTATTGAATCATTAAAACAGGAGTTAAAGACGAATAATTATTCAGCATTCGAGAACCCTACTGGAATTTTCTTTCAAGAAGACCAAGATATTGTTCTTTTTGTTGGAGAAACTCATGGGGAAGAGATAAGTCTAAAGATTCACAATTTTGGTTCTGAAGGGGGGAGTAGTAGCTATCTGTTGAGCGAAGGGTTTAATTTAATCCAAACAAGAAATAAAGGTAATGGATATATCCAATATTACACCCCAAACTATGAGGATGCGAAAAACATTAAGGTTCATATTGCTTCTGGTAAAATAAATGGTTTGTTTAGAAAAGATCGAGATGACAATACTACTGGAAGTGGGATTTTAGATCATACTACAAGTGAGATCTTAGATATTGTAGGAGATCGTGTTCATCTGGCATTTCCTGTTTCCGAATTGAATAAGTATTGTAGAAATGAAATGCATGATTTAATCGTTCATTATGATAGTATCATTTCCAGTGAGCAAACAATGATGGGGCTAAGGAAATATAAAAGATTGCCTAAAAATCATATGTTTGGACGTGTGGTTTGGAGTGGATATATGTTTGCTGATGGTATGGGAGCTGGATTTCATAATAATACGATGGCTTCTCTTCTAGATGTAAATCAATTGAAAATTCAATCTTGGGGTATAGCCCATGAGTTTGGACATGTGAATCAAGTTCGTCCCGGAATGATGTGGGTTCGTACTGCAGAGGTTACCAATAACATTTACTCCACCTGGGCACAGTATTGTTTTTCACCAAATAATTTAAGATTAGAAAATGAGAATGTCGGAGGAGAAGTTGGTGGACGATGGAATGCTTTTTTACAGAGTGCTTTTATAAATGGAGAAGAGTGGGGACTTCAAGGTGGTCCTGATTTTGCTTACGAAGAGAGAAAAAATGGCTGGGGTGGAGACTTTTTTGTAGCAAATATACCTCTTTGGCAACTTATGTTATATTATCATATTGCAGGCGATGGGAATAGCTGGGGAGTTCAATATCCATTTGCTGATATTTTTGAGAAGTGTCGAGTGGAAGATCAATCCCAATATTCAGAAGGCGAGCTACAAATGAATTTTGTGAGAAACTTCTGTGATGTTGTGAAAGAAGATCTTTCAGATTTCTTTATTTCTTGTGGAATTCTTATACCTGTAGATAAGAAGTTTGAAGATTATAGGCCTTCACGTAAAACAATAACACAGGAGATGGTCGATCAAACGATTGAATATATTCGCAAGTACCAGAAACCAAGTGCTAAAGTGAAATATATCAGTGGAAACTCCATCGATGCTTATAAATATCATAAACGTGTAGAAGGAACATTTAATAATGGTGTTAGTGGAACAACAACTAAAACGATACAGGGTAGTGTTTGGAAAAATATTACTGTTTATGAGACATACCAAGGGGATAGTCTTATTGATATTACTTTAGTTTTTACTGGAGATGTTAATAAAACGTTTACCAAAGTATCTTATCCAAGTGGTGCAACAAGAATAGAGGCTGTAGGTTATGACGGATCACGTACATTGGTATATGGTACACGTTGA
- a CDS encoding IS3 family transposase — translation MKKGSEHILQERQHKYEFIATFNNEFTVEDMCRVMQVSRSGFYDWLSREEAPRSIAIKEDTIRIREIYEQSKYRYGSHKITAELRVQGVVTSRNRVARIMKKESIKSIVNKKYKVQTTDSNHSNIISDNHLDRKFSPDEPSKVWVSDITYVPTDQGWLYLTTVIDLFDRKVIGWSLSDNMTTECTIIKAWRMAKINRDNKPGMIFHSDRGVQYTAKVFRDELVKDRIKQSMSRKGNCWDNAVAESFFKIIKSEMIDHKHYHSHFHAKIDIIEFIEIWYNRQRRHATLGYLTPLEFGKQKYFNVA, via the coding sequence ATTAAAAAAGGCAGTGAGCATATTCTCCAAGAGCGACAGCACAAATATGAATTTATAGCAACGTTTAACAACGAATTTACTGTCGAGGATATGTGCCGTGTTATGCAAGTGAGTCGAAGTGGTTTTTATGATTGGTTATCAAGAGAAGAAGCTCCTAGATCCATTGCTATAAAGGAGGATACTATTCGTATTCGAGAAATATACGAACAATCTAAATACCGATATGGTAGTCATAAAATTACAGCAGAATTAAGAGTACAAGGCGTTGTTACTTCAAGAAATAGAGTTGCTAGAATAATGAAAAAAGAATCCATTAAAAGTATTGTAAATAAGAAATATAAGGTACAAACAACTGATTCTAATCATTCAAATATAATATCAGACAACCACTTGGATCGAAAGTTTTCACCTGACGAACCATCAAAAGTTTGGGTCTCTGATATAACTTATGTTCCAACAGACCAAGGGTGGCTTTATTTAACAACGGTAATAGACCTTTTTGATCGAAAAGTAATAGGATGGTCTCTTTCAGATAATATGACCACGGAGTGTACAATCATTAAAGCATGGAGGATGGCTAAAATAAACCGTGATAACAAGCCAGGTATGATTTTTCATTCCGACAGAGGTGTACAATATACAGCAAAAGTATTCCGAGATGAGTTAGTTAAAGATCGAATAAAACAAAGTATGAGCAGAAAAGGAAACTGCTGGGATAATGCAGTTGCAGAAAGTTTCTTTAAAATTATCAAATCAGAAATGATTGATCATAAACACTACCACTCTCATTTCCATGCTAAGATAGACATAATTGAATTCATCGAAATTTGGTACAATAGACAGAGAAGACATGCAACACTTGGTTATTTGACTCCTCTCGAATTTGGGAAACAGAAATATTTTAATGTGGCTTAA
- a CDS encoding transposase: protein MTIKKRKRYDKEFKTMVVNLCLSGKSTSEVASDMDLDRRMVYRWVSEQTQFKENSFKGNGNPVRTAEQEEITELKAELRKTQIERDILKKAVSIFSKSDSTNMNL, encoded by the coding sequence ATGACAATAAAAAAAAGAAAACGTTACGACAAAGAATTCAAGACAATGGTTGTTAACCTCTGTCTTAGTGGCAAATCAACAAGTGAGGTTGCTTCGGATATGGATCTTGATAGAAGAATGGTATATCGATGGGTTAGTGAGCAGACTCAATTCAAAGAGAATAGTTTTAAGGGGAACGGTAATCCTGTTCGTACTGCTGAACAAGAAGAAATTACTGAACTAAAGGCAGAACTTCGTAAAACACAAATAGAGCGAGATATATTAAAAAAGGCAGTGAGCATATTCTCCAAGAGCGACAGCACAAATATGAATTTATAG
- a CDS encoding VWA domain-containing protein encodes MNSFRFAHPEYLYLLFLIPLLVLGYWMLISYNKKRLEKFGNYHFIEALMPNRSSFRKGLIFGLTMVSASFLIFALSQPQFGSKMQKVKKEGIQIMVALDVSNSMLAEDIKPSRLERAKMAVSKLTDKLNSDQIGLVVFGGQAYTQIPITSDYASAKMFLASVNTQMVPVQGTAIGAAINLSTKSFSPEYEGSKAIIVITDGENHEDDAIGAAQNAADQGIKVFTLGMGLPQGAPVPVMKNGQRTFIKDGSGKTVISKLNEKMLNEIAQAGKGSYVRANNTNIGLNAIFTQINKLDKKELETRRYAEYDDQFPYFIGIALFFFALAMLLIERKNKWLARVNLFGNDKKQS; translated from the coding sequence ATGAATTCATTTCGTTTTGCACATCCTGAATATCTATATCTACTATTTCTAATTCCTCTTTTGGTTTTAGGATACTGGATGTTGATAAGTTACAATAAGAAACGACTCGAGAAGTTTGGAAACTATCATTTTATTGAGGCATTGATGCCCAATCGCTCCTCTTTTCGTAAAGGGTTAATCTTTGGATTGACGATGGTTTCCGCTAGCTTTTTAATCTTCGCTTTGTCTCAACCTCAGTTTGGTTCAAAAATGCAGAAAGTGAAAAAAGAGGGGATACAGATTATGGTGGCTTTAGATGTCTCCAATAGTATGCTTGCCGAAGATATCAAGCCTAGCCGTTTGGAGAGAGCCAAGATGGCAGTCAGTAAGTTAACTGATAAATTGAATAGTGATCAAATTGGTTTGGTTGTTTTTGGAGGACAGGCATACACACAGATTCCTATTACGAGCGATTATGCTTCTGCCAAGATGTTTCTTGCATCGGTAAATACACAGATGGTCCCGGTACAAGGTACGGCTATTGGTGCTGCAATAAATCTTTCTACCAAATCTTTTAGTCCAGAGTACGAGGGAAGTAAGGCGATCATCGTGATCACTGATGGAGAGAATCACGAGGATGATGCTATCGGTGCTGCACAAAATGCGGCGGATCAAGGGATCAAGGTTTTTACTCTTGGGATGGGATTGCCTCAGGGAGCACCTGTGCCTGTGATGAAAAATGGGCAACGTACTTTCATTAAGGATGGAAGTGGGAAAACGGTCATCTCTAAGTTGAACGAGAAGATGTTGAATGAGATTGCTCAAGCAGGGAAGGGGAGTTATGTTCGTGCGAACAATACCAATATCGGTTTGAATGCCATCTTTACCCAAATAAATAAGCTGGACAAGAAAGAGCTAGAGACACGACGTTATGCAGAGTATGACGATCAGTTTCCATATTTTATTGGTATCGCTCTTTTTTTCTTCGCCTTGGCAATGCTGCTGATTGAAAGAAAAAATAAGTGGTTGGCAAGAGTTAATTTGTTCGGAAACGATAAAAAACAGTCTTAA
- a CDS encoding MoxR family ATPase produces MSQAVDIKELNERIQRESSFVDVISSEMNKVIVGQEHLVESLLIGLLSDGHILLEGVPGLAKTLAINTLADIVDAAFARIQFTPDLLPADLLGTMIYSQKNEEFVIKKGPIFTNFVLADEINRAPAKVQSALLEAMQERQVTIGDHTYTLDKPFLVMATQNPIEQEGTYPLPEAQVDRFMLKVIISYPKKEEERAIIQANLLKQFPKASKRLTPQDILSAREVVKDVYLDEKVQKYIVDIVYATREPEHHGLAEYKDMISFGASPRASISLAKAARAYAFIKRRGYVIPEDVRAVCPDVLRHRIGLSYEAEANNITSEEIVSEILNAVKVP; encoded by the coding sequence ATGAGTCAAGCTGTAGACATTAAGGAGCTGAATGAGAGAATCCAAAGAGAGAGTTCGTTTGTAGATGTTATCTCCAGTGAGATGAACAAAGTGATTGTAGGTCAGGAACATCTGGTTGAATCGCTACTGATTGGTTTGTTATCCGATGGTCATATCTTACTAGAGGGGGTGCCAGGTTTGGCGAAAACTCTTGCGATTAATACCCTGGCAGATATTGTAGATGCAGCATTTGCCAGAATACAGTTTACTCCTGATTTGTTACCTGCCGACCTTCTTGGTACGATGATATATAGTCAGAAAAATGAAGAGTTTGTAATCAAAAAAGGTCCTATCTTTACCAACTTTGTTCTTGCCGATGAGATCAACCGTGCTCCTGCAAAGGTGCAATCGGCACTTCTTGAGGCGATGCAGGAACGACAAGTGACTATTGGAGATCACACCTATACCTTAGATAAGCCTTTTCTAGTAATGGCTACACAAAACCCGATAGAGCAAGAGGGTACTTATCCGTTGCCAGAGGCACAGGTTGACCGTTTTATGCTTAAAGTAATCATTAGCTATCCTAAGAAAGAGGAGGAGAGAGCAATTATCCAAGCCAACTTATTGAAGCAGTTTCCTAAGGCATCGAAGCGTTTAACGCCACAAGATATTCTTTCTGCGAGAGAGGTGGTGAAGGATGTTTATCTAGATGAGAAGGTGCAAAAATATATTGTAGATATTGTTTATGCTACTCGTGAACCAGAACACCACGGATTGGCTGAATATAAAGACATGATTAGTTTTGGCGCTTCGCCTCGTGCTAGTATTAGTTTGGCTAAAGCAGCTCGTGCTTATGCTTTTATTAAGCGTAGAGGGTATGTCATTCCAGAAGATGTTCGTGCTGTATGTCCTGATGTTTTACGCCACCGTATTGGACTGAGTTATGAAGCAGAGGCTAATAATATTACTAGTGAGGAGATCGTATCTGAGATTTTAAATGCAGTGAAAGTCCCATAA
- a CDS encoding DUF58 domain-containing protein: METSELLKKVRKIEIKSRGLSKNIFAGEYHSAFKGRGMAFSEVREYQFGDDVRSIDWNVTARYNKPFIKIFEEERELTVMLLVDVSGSRDFGTLDRWKHHVITEISAVLSFSAIANNDKIGVIFFSDKIEKFIPPQKGKSHTLRIIRELIDFQPESEKTDITLAVQYLSNVIKRRCSAFIISDFIDNNRDLEKALMIANKKHDLAALRIYDRRETELPAMGLVKFKDSESGAYVFADTSSRRTRNHYKQMWYEHEQRMDRLFAKSGVDSVSINTEEDFVKALISLFRKRA; the protein is encoded by the coding sequence ATGGAAACTAGCGAGTTACTGAAGAAAGTTCGTAAGATTGAGATTAAGTCAAGAGGACTTTCGAAGAATATTTTTGCGGGGGAGTATCACAGTGCTTTTAAAGGTCGAGGAATGGCCTTTAGTGAGGTGCGTGAGTATCAATTCGGAGACGATGTGCGTAGTATTGATTGGAATGTTACGGCACGATATAATAAACCTTTTATCAAGATATTTGAAGAGGAGCGTGAGTTGACCGTGATGTTGTTAGTCGATGTGAGTGGTTCTCGTGATTTTGGAACTCTAGATCGTTGGAAGCATCATGTGATTACGGAAATCTCTGCGGTTCTCTCTTTTTCAGCCATTGCAAATAATGATAAGATAGGCGTTATCTTTTTTTCTGATAAGATAGAGAAGTTTATTCCGCCACAGAAAGGAAAAAGTCATACCTTGCGTATTATACGTGAGCTAATCGATTTTCAGCCAGAGAGTGAAAAGACCGATATCACATTGGCAGTTCAATATCTAAGTAATGTGATTAAGCGTAGATGTAGTGCCTTTATTATTTCCGATTTTATTGATAATAATCGTGATCTAGAAAAGGCTTTAATGATCGCTAATAAAAAGCATGACTTAGCTGCACTTCGCATCTATGATCGTAGAGAGACGGAGCTTCCTGCTATGGGCTTGGTGAAATTCAAGGATTCAGAGAGTGGAGCGTATGTCTTTGCGGATACTTCTAGTCGTCGCACTCGTAATCACTATAAGCAGATGTGGTATGAGCATGAACAACGAATGGATAGACTTTTTGCTAAGTCTGGTGTCGATTCGGTCTCTATTAACACAGAGGAAGATTTTGTTAAAGCCCTTATTTCATTGTTTCGGAAGAGAGCATAA
- a CDS encoding DUF4998 domain-containing protein, translated as MKKYIYIIALFLSLWGVTSCDDAYSSYEDFIQDGEQSYSPVIDSLDVFSGNERIKIVAGFNNAPNVKALKVTWKSGDSIRIMDIENKGIGEQYYDVILDNFPEGIYLMRIASVDKFDNTSLTQLFSVRTYGDFYISNLKNRKIDSKSLNGNTLVLNWKLPEQYTEKTVISYTNTEGDEAQYTVDDEENTSTIENVDGNSKIEYQTYFNPEGKSIDLFSSLKESIEL; from the coding sequence ATGAAAAAATATATATATATCATAGCTTTATTTCTTTCATTGTGGGGTGTCACATCGTGCGATGATGCTTATAGTTCGTATGAAGACTTTATTCAAGATGGAGAACAGTCATATTCTCCTGTGATTGATTCCTTAGATGTATTCTCAGGAAATGAAAGAATAAAAATTGTTGCTGGATTTAATAATGCCCCCAATGTAAAAGCTCTTAAAGTAACATGGAAGAGTGGAGACAGTATTCGCATTATGGATATTGAAAACAAAGGAATTGGGGAGCAATATTATGATGTAATACTAGATAACTTTCCAGAAGGAATATATCTTATGCGTATTGCAAGTGTAGATAAGTTTGATAATACTTCTCTGACACAACTGTTTTCGGTAAGAACCTATGGCGATTTTTATATTTCGAACTTAAAAAACCGTAAAATTGATAGCAAGTCATTGAATGGAAACACTTTAGTGTTGAATTGGAAGTTACCTGAACAATACACTGAAAAAACAGTGATCTCTTATACAAACACAGAGGGGGATGAGGCGCAGTATACAGTTGATGATGAAGAAAACACTAGTACAATCGAAAATGTTGATGGTAATAGTAAAATTGAATATCAGACTTACTTCAATCCTGAAGGTAAAAGTATCGATCTATTCTCCTCATTGAAAGAATCCATCGAGTTATAG